The nucleotide sequence TGCTTTTTTTAATTAAGAAATTGTAATAAATGTTCAATAAATCGTCGTAACCTGCTCAAAAAATGAACATCATAAATTTTTATAAAATAGTTAATAGCTATATCAATAATTCCTATTAACGTGTTCAGAATTTGCGCAGGTGTTATGGGTGAACGTGTTCAATAATTAAGCAATAGCCGTGGGTGAACGTGTTCAATATTTGGGCAATAGCTGTGGGTGAACATGTTCAATAATTAAGCAATGGCCGTGGGTGAACGTGTTCAATAATTGAGCAATGGCAGTGGGTGAACGTGTTCAATAATTGAGCAATGGCCGTGGGTGAACGTGTTCAATAATTGGGTAATGACTGTGGGAGGCCTTTCGATTTTGAAAAGTGGGTAAAAAGATGGGTAGAAAAATCAACAGAAAACAGCGCAAAATGATTTGATTATTTGAAAGAGAAGGAATTGACAAAGGCGGCAATTGGAAATAAACTATATCTTACCGCAAGTTGGGTAGAAAAGATGGGTAGAAAACTTCTATAACCTACTCAAAAATTGAACATCATAAATTTTAATAAATAGTTAATAGTTTTAACGAAAATTTCTACTAACGTGTTCAGAATTTGCGCAAGTGCTGTCGGTGAACGTGTTCAATAATAGAATAGGTGGTGCTAGATATATTCAAAAAAAAAGAGCAGAAAATAAAATATTTCTGCTCTTAAAAATTTGATTTTTTATAAATAATTAAATGTTTACAATAACCTTTTTCAAAATTTCCATTTCTCTTTTCTTCTTCCCAGTTGTATAAATTGCAGTTGTCCGTGATGTAGTATGATCAGCTGCTATCTGAGCAACATTGAATCCAATTTCTTGTACTTTATCATTTTGTTGGCTTTCTTCAAGTTTATCTAAAAATAAATGTTTCAAAGAATAAAAATCTTCGCTAATGACTATTTTTTCTTTAGTTACAGGGTTTATTATTGGTTTTTTCTTCACCAATCTATACCACCTCTGAGATATTGATGCAGCTTGAATTGGAGTTGAACCAGGAATTTGTTTGGATGAAAACAGATAATCTTCATCATCTTTACATAAGCCTACAATTTCTTTCCAATATGGTAAAGCCTGATTAGAAATAGCTTTAGTAACCCACTTGAATTGCTTTCCCTTTTGAATCTGTACTAAATATTCTTGTTGCTGAAGATCGACATGTTTTCTTTGAACTCTCAATAGTTCCGCAGATCTTGCTCCCGAATAAAAGAATATTTTACCATATCTAAAGAAATCTGGGTAATTCTCATGAAGATATTCAAACACTATTTTAAGTTTATTATCAGTGAAAATTGTTCTCGGTTTGGATTCAAATTTCTTTTTGCTAATGTCACGAACTGGATTAAAACCTATACAACCATACTCAATCAGTTCTTTGAAAATCCCCGTTAGATAAGCTCTGAATTTATTGAAGTAATACGGTGGTAAATCAAGGTTTTCAAGAGTATTCTTTATATGGTGTATTTTAACATCCGATATATTTATATAGGAGTAAGAAAGTTTATCCAAACCCTTTACAAAACGCCTTACCGCATAATCAACCTGTCTAATATGCGCTTCGGATGCAGTAATTTTTTTTACGCCTTCCAATAGGGCAGATTTAAAGTCCATATTCGGTGATAAAATCCCAGATCTATCTTCCATGAATTCTTTAGTAATAGGATTGAAATTCTGAAGATCGAGATACTTTTCCATTAAGGTTTTGTAATCTTGAATTTTTCTTTTTTGATCTGCTAATGTACTTTGTTTTTCAGGCCGTCTTCTAAATTGAAAACCTTCCGGATATTTATCTTTAAAAAGCGGATCATAAAATCGGCACTCAACAAACCAATCTTTAGTTAAGTCGGATTTGTTCTTTAAAGTTTTGTAATTTTTGGGAGAAATAAATACTTCGGTTCTGCTACAACCGTTACGTAATTGCTTTTTTGTTTTTCTTTTATTTGTCATAGTGAGTAGTGATTAATGTTACTTTAAATGTTACTTTAAACATCTACTACCAAGGTCTTGAAGCGAAGAAAAAAAATCGGAAACCCTTTGTGGGAGTGGGTTTCCGATTTGTGAGCGCGAAAGGATTCGAACCTTTGACCGTCTGCTTAGAAGGCAGATGCTCTATCCAGCTGAGCTACGCACCCATTTGTAATTTTGAGAAAATTACTAAAACTTGTCGGGGCGGCAGGATTCGAACCTGCGACCTCCTGGTCCCAAACCAGGCGCGATGACCGGACTACGCTACGCCCCGTAGATTTTCTTTGCGGAGGGTAAGGGATTCGAACCCTTGCGACCCTTTCGGGTCGACAGTTTAGCAAACTGCTCCATTAACCACTCTGGCAACCCTCCTTGCAATATTTTAAAGATCGTTTGTTCCTCAATTGCGAGTGCAAATATAGAACAGTTTTCGTTATCTCCCAAATTTTTTTCTTCATTTTTTTTCATATTTTTGAAACATAATAATCTGTAAACACCCATCACTATGCGTAATTCATTATATCTCACAGCCTTAGGAATCGTAATGATATCTTGCGGAACACAACAAAAAACTGCAAAAAATAAAAACATCGCTATCCCACATGCACCAAAACCTATTTTAACAGATAAAAAACCACAAATAAAAGAGGACGAAGGAGAATATTACAAAGTCAACATTGCAGACATCAGCAAGAATGATAATACAATAAGTTTCGGCTCTATCGTAAGTGCTAATCCTGCGGGCTACAAAATCTCAAAAAGCTATTTTCCTGCGGTAGGACAAAATTTTCGTCAGCGGTACGTGATTCTACACTACACTGTTCTGAATGATGAGAAATCTATTTCTACACTTACCCAACAGTCTGTAAGTGCGCATTATTTGGTAAACTCGCTTCCTGACAAGGAAATTTATCAAATTGTGGATGAAAATAAAAGAGCTTACCACGCAGGAATCAGCAATTGGAGAAAAGACCAGAACCTGAACGACACTTCAATTGGAATTGAAATTGTAAATCTTGGCTACACAATGGATTCTTTGAACAACCGTGTTTTTTATCCTTATCCGGAAGAACAATTCAGGAAAGTGGCAGCTTTGGTAAAAGACATTGTGACGCGATATAATGTCCCGCCAACTAATATTCTCGCGCATTCTGATATTGCGCCAACCAGAAAACAAGATCCAGGTCCGCTTTTTCCTTGGAAGAGATTGTACGATGAATATCAAGTCGGGATGTGGTATGATGAAACAGCAAAACAAACTTTCCTCAATCAAATCTTAACAACCAACGATATTGCTTTACAATACAACAATCCGGAATTTGTTTCTAAAATCCAGCAGCAATTGGTTCAGTTTGGATATGCATTGTCCGTAAATGGTGTTTGGGATAAAACGACGAAACAAACGATTGAGGCTTTCCAATTCCACTTTAGACCATCTAATTACAATGGAATTTTAGATGCGGAAACCTGGGCAATTTTGCAGGCTTTGATTCAGAAATATCCGCAAAAATGATAGAAAACAAAAACCCTCGAAAAGTAAATTCCGAGGGTTTTTTTAGGATTAATTTTGGTTTTGTGTGGCAATCGCAGCCCGACTTGAGCGGAGCTCTTTTTCCGAAACGCAGTGTAGGAAAAAAGCGGGAGCGGAAGGCGGATAAGCTGCCCAAACAATTTTACTTACTCAACAACAGAGAAACCCATTCTTCTCTTTGGATTTTCTTTTCAAGTTTCAGATTTTGTTCGGTGCAGACTTCCAGAATATCATCCACATCAAAGAAACAAAGTCCGGATAGCAACAATTTTCCACCGTCTTCCAAAACAGAAACGTAAGTTGGGATGTCGGAAATCAAAATATTTCTGTTGATGTTCGCCAAAATAATTTCGAATTTTTCTTTACCAAGATTATCTGCGGTTCCTAGTTCAATATCTAATTCTACATTATTACGCTCTGCATTTTCTTTGGAGTTTTCTACAGACCATTCGTCAATATCGATAGCCACAGTTCTACCCGCTCCTTTTTGTTTTGCAAAAATCGCTAAAACCGAAGTTCCGCAACCCATATCCAACACTTTCTTATTCTCCAAATCCATATCCAGCATCTGCTGAATCATCAAGTGCGTCGTAGGATGATGCCCTGTTCCGAAAGACATTTTTGGCTGAAT is from Epilithonimonas vandammei and encodes:
- a CDS encoding tyrosine-type recombinase/integrase, with the protein product MTNKRKTKKQLRNGCSRTEVFISPKNYKTLKNKSDLTKDWFVECRFYDPLFKDKYPEGFQFRRRPEKQSTLADQKRKIQDYKTLMEKYLDLQNFNPITKEFMEDRSGILSPNMDFKSALLEGVKKITASEAHIRQVDYAVRRFVKGLDKLSYSYINISDVKIHHIKNTLENLDLPPYYFNKFRAYLTGIFKELIEYGCIGFNPVRDISKKKFESKPRTIFTDNKLKIVFEYLHENYPDFFRYGKIFFYSGARSAELLRVQRKHVDLQQQEYLVQIQKGKQFKWVTKAISNQALPYWKEIVGLCKDDEDYLFSSKQIPGSTPIQAASISQRWYRLVKKKPIINPVTKEKIVISEDFYSLKHLFLDKLEESQQNDKVQEIGFNVAQIAADHTTSRTTAIYTTGKKKREMEILKKVIVNI
- a CDS encoding N-acetylmuramoyl-L-alanine amidase, whose translation is MRNSLYLTALGIVMISCGTQQKTAKNKNIAIPHAPKPILTDKKPQIKEDEGEYYKVNIADISKNDNTISFGSIVSANPAGYKISKSYFPAVGQNFRQRYVILHYTVLNDEKSISTLTQQSVSAHYLVNSLPDKEIYQIVDENKRAYHAGISNWRKDQNLNDTSIGIEIVNLGYTMDSLNNRVFYPYPEEQFRKVAALVKDIVTRYNVPPTNILAHSDIAPTRKQDPGPLFPWKRLYDEYQVGMWYDETAKQTFLNQILTTNDIALQYNNPEFVSKIQQQLVQFGYALSVNGVWDKTTKQTIEAFQFHFRPSNYNGILDAETWAILQALIQKYPQK
- the prmA gene encoding 50S ribosomal protein L11 methyltransferase; amino-acid sequence: MAAYLEFNFKINPLQPWNEILMAELIEIGFDSFTEEYDGVLGYIQKDIFNENELKNIPLFQNDNVKIQYSYEEMPNINWNEEWEKNFSPINVEDKVLIRAEFHEPNPNMHEIVIQPKMSFGTGHHPTTHLMIQQMLDMDLENKKVLDMGCGTSVLAIFAKQKGAGRTVAIDIDEWSVENSKENAERNNVELDIELGTADNLGKEKFEIILANINRNILISDIPTYVSVLEDGGKLLLSGLCFFDVDDILEVCTEQNLKLEKKIQREEWVSLLLSK